Part of the uncultured Fusobacterium sp. genome is shown below.
CCAGATGTAATTTTAAGACTACCTACAAGTCAAACTAAGAATGGAGAAAGCTTTGAAGAAATTTTTAATGCCAATCCAATATGGAAACTTACAAAAGCATATAAAAATAAAAAAATACTTGATATAGACCCTACTCTTTTTAGAATGAGTGCTGGTGTCAATTCCATAGATGCATTGGAGGAACTATATAGATATGTTTATGAATAATGATAAACAGAGAAAAAAAATATTTCTGATATTATTTACATTTATTTTATTATGGTTTTCTGTAATTTTCTCTGTAAGATTTGGTAGTGTAAATTACTCTACTAGTGAGATTTTTAAAGGAATCTTTGTTAAAAATTATGATGATGAAATATTGAAAGCCATTCTTTGGGATATAAGAATACCTCGAATTTTAATAGCTGTTATGGTAGGTTGCAACCTATCTCTAGCAGGTGTCCTACTTCAAGCAGTAATGAAAAATCCACTTGCTGATCCGGGGTTAACAGGGGTTTCTTCGGGGGCTAGTGTAACTGCTCTAATTGTTATGATACTCTTTCCTAAAACTATATTCTTTATGAATTTTTCAGCTTTCATAGGTGGAGCAATTGCCTGTGCTATCGTATTTACTCTAGCTTGGAAAAAGGGATTAAAACCTATCAGAGTTATTCTTTCTGGAGTGGCTATCAATGCTATCTTAGGAAGTATTACTGGGCTTATGTTTATTCTATTTAGTGATGAAATTCAAGGGGTTTTATCTTGGTTAAATGGAAGTTTAAATGGTAAAAACTGGAGACATGTTATTGGACTATTTCCCTATACAATTTTTGGTTTAATAGCTTGTCTAACTTTAATTAGAGATGCTAATATTCTTCAATTAGGGGATAACTTTGCTATTAACTTAGGTATTGATATTCCTAAAAAAAGATTAAAACTTTGTGCTTTTGCTTGTTTCCTTACAGGAATATCTGTTGCAAATGTAGGATTAATAGGCTTTGTTGGATTGATAGTTCCACATATTGCCAGATTAATAATTGGATCTGATCACACATACTTAATACCTTTTGCTGCTACTATGGGAGCTATTGTTTTAGTTATAGCTGATACCCTTTCAAGAACTCTGTTCTCGCCAATAGAGATTCCAGCAGGTATAGTTATGGCTGTAATTGGTGTTCCATTCTTCCTATACCTACTTAGAAAGGTAGGTGACTAATATGGAGATTTTAAAAGGGCAAAATATACAGTTAGCTTATGATGAAAAAGTAGTAATTGATGAAATTGATTTTTCCATAAATAAAGGAGAGATAGTTTCAATTATAGGTACTAATGGTTGTGGTAAATCTACACTTCTTAAAGCTATTGCAAGAGTTTTAAATTGTAAAAAAGGGGAAATTTACCTTGAAAATAACAAGATTCAAGATATAAAAAATAAAGATTTTGCTAAAAAGTTAGCTTTTGTTTCTCAAAATAATGAGATTCCAGAGGATATAACAGTTTATGATTTTATTATGTATGGACGTATCCCACATAAAAAATGGTATGAGATCTATAATGAAGAGGATAGAAATATTGTAGAGTGGGCTATTAAAATTTGTCATCTTGAAAAATTTAGAGAGAGAAAGGTTATGAGCCTTTCTGGTGGAGAGAGACAAAAAGTATGGATATCTATGGTATTAGCTCAAAAAACTGAGATACTACTTTTAGATGAGCCTACTACATATTTAGATATATGTCACCAATTTGAAATTATGGAATTGGTAAAAATGTTAAATAGAGAATTAGGAATCACTATTATTATGGTGTTGCACGATATCAATCAAGCTGCTCAATATAGTGATAAGATAATTGTTTTGAAAAATGGAAAGAAATTCAAAGAGGGAAAACCTATGGAAATTTTAAATCCACAACTTATTAAAGATGTCTATAGAGTGGATTCAGTTATGGAGATTGAAAACAATATTCCATACTTTAAATTAAAAGGAATTATAAATAATTAATCAGATGCTTATGCATAAAAAGGAAGCAGGTGAAAATCCTGCACAGCCCCCGCTACTGTAAGGTGGACGAAACCTAAATACCACTGGATTTTTTCTGGGAAGGTTGGAAGTAGAGTGAAGCCAAGTCAGGAGACTTATCTGATAATAATAAAAATATCTTTGTAATTTACTGGTAAAGATAACTAGGGGGCTTTTTTAGTTATTTTTATCAGTTTTTATTTTTAAATTTAATACTTAGGAGGAAAAATGTTTAATTATTTTATTGAAGGTGGAAGTATGATGTGGCTACTAGCTATTTTATCAATAGCTGGTTTGGGGACTATTTTAGAAAGAACAGCTTATTTTTTAAGAAATGAACAAGGAATTACAAAGGAGTTTAAAAGTGAAATTGTAGATCTTGTTAGAGAGGGAAAAGAGGATGAAGCTATTGAGCTTTGCAATAAAACAAATAACTCTGTTTCAAGAACTGTAAAAAGTATATTATTAGCATATAAAAACGAAAATGATCTATATGAAAGTAAAGAGAAGCTTATGAAAGAGAAAGCTTTAGAGCAAATTGAAAATCTAGAGAGAAGATTATCTATACTTGGAATTGTTTCATATATCTCACCTATGGCAGGTTTACTAGGAACAGTTCTTGGAATGATAAAATCATTTAAAGCTATTGCCCTTCAAGGAGCTGGAGATCCTAATGTTGTAGCTAATGGAATCTCTGAGGCTCTTATAACTACAGCAGCTGGACTACTTATTGCAATCCCTGCGATTATTGCTTATAACACATTTAACAGAAAAGTGGATAAAATTATGCTTGAAATAGAAAAAACTTCAACTGCCTTAATTAATATTAAAGATTCAGGAAAGAGGTAAGATTTTATGAGAGATTTTAGAAGAGGAAAAAATATTATCAATCCTGATATGACCCCTTTAATTGATGTGGTCTTTCAGCTTTTGATATTTTTTATGTTAGTAACAACATTTAGCCAATATACAAAATTTGATATGAACCTTCCAAAATCATCAGTAGAACAGATTGATAGTTTAGAAGAGGGAGTGGAATTAGTTATTGATAGAGAGGGAAAATTCTTCTTTAAAAATGGTGATAATTCTATTGAAATTCCAAATGATAGATTTGAAATTATGTTAAAAGAGCTTATGAATGGACGTCAAGAGCAGACACTTATTGTTAGTGCTGACAAAGATTTAAAATATCAAGTTGTTATTGAAACTATGGGTAAGTTAAAAAATATAGGTATTGAAAAAATTGAAATAAATAGCATAAAGTAGGTGAGACAATGAAGTTTTATATTTTTTCTTTTCTCTGCCACTTATTATTGCTATTTCTCTTTTACAAAACTCCTGTAAAAGAGATTAAAATGGACAGTAAAAATGTAGTTGTATATCTAACTGATAAAAAAAATGATATACCAGCTCCTGCACCTGCTCCAATTCAATCTTTTAATAGAGAGCCTGTAAAAGAGATTAAAAAACCAGAGAAGAAAGTAGTTAAAAAGAAAGTGAAAAAAGCTGTGCCTAAGCCTATTGAGAAACCTAGTGAGGTAGAAGAAGTTGAAAAGGAAACTTCAACTAACACAAATACCGCTCCTTATAATCCTCTAGCTGGTTTAGTTAAAGATGGAACTGGTACATATATAGGAGATCAAAGAGGTGGACATGGAATAGGTTATAAGATAAAGAGAGAGGTTGAGCCTCAATATCCTATTATGGCAAAAAAAGCTAACTTTAAAAAAGAGGTAGTTATTCAAACTAAATTTTTAGTAGGGCTTAATGGAAAAGTAGAAGAGATTATCTTCTTAGACAACTTCACATCATATGGATTTAGAAAAGAGGTTGAAAAAGCTCTTAAACAGTGGGAGTTTGCTCCTATTATATACCAAGGGCACAATATAAAGATGTATTTTTACAAGGACTTTAGATTTAATGTAAAATAATTAATAGTTAGTTAAAAACAGTAGTACTGTTTTATATAAAAAATAATGAGGAGTGATACAGATGAAAGTAAATTATGAACCTACACACTCAGTTATACCTACACTACTAATTAATAAAGTTAAAGAAATTGCTAGTAGTTACAATATCCCTTGTAAAGTGGAAGAGGTAGAAATTTTTACTGTGATGGATACAGTAAACCTTTATTTTTTTAAAGATAAAAATGCTGTTTTCAAACTATCCATTGATTGTATCAACAGTGGAGAAGAATATGTAAAAAAATATATTGATGGTATTAATAAAGCTTTTGAAAAAACTATAGCAGATTTTGGAAATATTTCAAAGATAGATATAGTAAAAGGTACTAATTCTTAAAAAATTAAATTATAATCTATTTAATAAAGAACTCTTATTAATATAGGAGTTCTTTTATTTTTAAGTTAAAATAAAAACACTTAATTTGGATTAAAGATATATTATTTTATATAATTACATTTTCTTTTTTTGACTTTCTATTATAAAAGTGCTAGAATACAACATAGAAAATAATATATTTAGGTGCTTATAAGAGCTTAATAGAGGAAGAGAGGTGAAAATCCTCCACAGTTAAAACTGCTGTAAGGTGGACGAAATCACAATTATGTCACTGGGAAACTGGGAAGACGTGAGAGTAGGATGAACCCAAGTCAGAAGACTTACCAAATCGTAAAATATAAGATATTTCATATATTTTTTTATTTTGTTTGATTAACAGTAAGTAGAAACTCTATTTGCTGTTTTTTTTATTGCTCCTAAATATAAAAATATTTGGAGGGAAAATGTATAAAAAAATTGGAATTTTAGCTTTAATTATTAGCTCAAGTTTATTTGCAGAAGAAACAACAAAAGAAAAAGATTATGGAGTAAGACTTAATGAATCAACTATTACAACAGAAAGATATGAAGAAACTCCTGTAATTGAAACAGCTAAAAATATCACTGTTATTACTGGTGAAGAAATTGAAAAAAGAGGTTATAGAAATGTTGAAGACGCTTTAAAAGTAGTTCCTGGACTATTTTTAACAGATGGATCTTTCTCTATGAGAGGACAAACACCTAAAATAGCTGATAAATCTTTAGTTATACTTGTTGATGGGGTTCCTCAAAATGGAATGGATAATAGACAATACGATCTTGACTTTATCCCTATTGAACAAGTTGAAAAAATAGAGGTTGTTCCTGCTGGTGGAGCTATTATGTATGGAGGAAATGCTACTTCTGGAGTTATTAATATTATCACAAAAGATAATAAAAATAAAAAATATTGGGGTAATGCTGGACTTGAAGTTGGTTCATATGATTATAGAAAATATAAATTAAATTATGGTATGAATATCACTGATAGATTAGATGCTGAAGTTAATTATTCTACTAGTGATAAAGATGGATATAGAGAAGGAGAAAAGAAAGATCTTGATTTTATCCAAGTTGGAACTAATTACAGATTAGATAATGGAAAATTAGGATTTAAATATATTCATAATAAAAAAGTTGGAAATGATAGAATAAAAGGAATAACTAAACAAGAATATATAGAAAATAGAAGATACAATAAAGAAGCTGGAAGATTAGGAACTGATGAACAAGATAAATATATATTAAATTTTGATAAAAAATTAACTGACAATTTAGAGTTTTCATCAGTAGTTGAATATAGAGAAAGAGAATATAAGTATAATTATAGTGGAAAAAATGATAACCCTAAATATAAAAAAAGAAATAAAGATACTGACTCTTTTTATACAAATGCACAATTAAAATATAATTATCTTGATAATAGCTATTTAATTTTAGGTGGAGATTATTCTAAAGCTAAAGTTAAAGAAGATACTTGGGCAACAACTAGAGGAAAAGATAAAAAAATATACTATCAATCACATTCCAATATAGATTTTAAAGCCATCGGTGGATATATACTAAATAAATACTCTTATAATAATTTTATATTTACTCAAGGAATTAGAGTTGAAAAAAATGAATTTGATGAAAATAAAACAACATTTACTTCTAAAGGCAAAATAGAACCAAAAGAAACTGGAAGAACTAAAGACTCCCCTACAAATACAAACTATGAATTAACAGCTAACTATCTATTTGATGAAGATACTTCAGTTTTCTTTAGTTATAATAGAGTAAAAAGAAGTCCTAGTTTAACAGAGTTCTCTAGTTGGTGGGATGAAAAATCTCCTAAAAAAGACCCTCAAACAGTTGATACTTTAGAATTAGGAACAAAAACTTTAATAGAAAATATCTATTTAGCTGGTAGTATTTTCTATATAGCTGGTGATAAAGAAATTATGTATGATTCAGAAAAACCAATGGAAGGAAATAGTTTCTATAACTTAAATGGTAAAACTGAAAGAATAGGATTAGAACTAGCAAGTGAACAATATTTCGATAAATTAACTTTAAGAGAAAATTTCACTTATATGCACAATGAAATTACTGATGGTCCATATAAAGGAAATGAAATTCCTGGAGTTAGCAAGATAATGTATAGCTTTGGAGCTACTTACGAACCTTTCTCAAACTTAATTTTTAATATTGATACTATCTACCATGGAAAATCTTATGTTTCTGGTGATTTCTATAATAGAGCTTCTAAAGCTGATGATTATATGGTTACTAATTTATCAGCTAGATATAATTTCAATAATGGTCTTTCTGTTTATGGAGGAATTAATAACTTATTTAATGAACAATATTGTGACTACATTAGTGTTAGTACTTCAGAAAATGCATCTAAACCAAGCAATATTAAATATTCTTCAGCACCTGAAAGAAACTATTATATTGGAATGGAATATAAATTCTAAACAAAATAAGGAAGCAACTGCTTCCTTATTTTAATATCTCTAACATTTTAAACAACCCATCAAAAAATATTCTAAATCCAATAGACATTATAAAAATCTGCATAACCTTTGACAGAATATATAATACTAACTTTCCAAATATTCTCTCCAAATAATTTCCTATCATAAAAACTAAAAATATTATAATAAAAGCTACAAATATAGATAAACTATTTGATATAAGCCCATATTCTGAACGTCCTATTAAAGCTGTTGTCAAACTTCCAGGACCAACCATCATAGGAAATGCCATTGGAATTACTGCTTGTTTTATCTGTTCCTCTGGTGGAAGTTTATTTACTTGTTGTCCCTTTCTTGCAGAAGAAAAAATCAAATTTTTAATAGCCATCAAAATTAAAATTAATCCCCCTGCCATTCTCAACTCGTTCATATTAATCTTATAGAAATTTGTCATTAAAAATTCTCCAATAAGACTAAAAATCAAAGTAATGAAGAAACCTGTTACAGCAACAGCCTTAAAAAGTTTTTTTCTAATATCCTTTTCCATACCATCAGTCATTCCAATAAATAACGGTACATTTCCAAAAGGATTTAAAACAGCAATAAGCATCAAAGCATTTATAAAAATCGTATGTATATCCATCTATCTATTTTTCTCTAGCTCCTCTATTATATCCAAATTAGTTTTTTCTATTTTTGGCTTTTTAATATTTTCTTTTTCCTCTTGTATCTCTACTTTTTTATTTATCTTTTCTAAAATATCAAGACTTGTAATCTCTTTATCCATTCTCTTTCCCTCTTCCCATTTATTTAATAATATTAAGTTTTAAAAGTTTCTCTTCATTAGCTTCAATAAATTCATCAGTTACTACATATAAAACTGTCTTTTGTACTCCTGGTAATCCTTTTCCTAAATGTATAAATTCCACTTTTTTCTCTACATTTTTAAAGTGTTCCCCTTGTTCGATAGCTCTTGCTAATCCTTCAATGTCAAATCCTTCTTGATAATTTTTTTTCATATTTTTTCCTCCCTTACAATCTCTAAATTACTACATTCAAGTTAAAAAATCCCAATTAACTTCTTTTTAGGGAGCCATCATGAACCTTTTGATTCTTCAGTAGCCATAATTTTTTAGAACTTATAACTACTTCAGTTTCTCTTAAAATAAACATTAAAAATCCCTCCAACTAAGATACTTTTATACAATAAAAAAATCCCAAAACTCACGTCAAAGTAAATTTTGGGATAAAATATTTTATATGAAAAAATTAAATCGAAAAATACTTATCTAAAAATTCACACCTGTCCTCGCAAGTTGATATTTTTTATCAAAGGCAGGTCTCCTGACTTAGATTCACCTTACTCACACACCTTCCCAAATCTCTTCAGTGGCATTGTGCTTTCATCATCATTACAGTGGCGGGACCGTGCAGGATTCTAACCTGCTTCCCTTTTAATTCAGTGCTTTTAATACTGAAACCATTTGATACTTTTTATTCATTTCATCAATAAAATTATATAATCTTATCATGATAATGTCAACTATTCTAGCTATTTTTACCTTTCAAATAATCAATATTTAATATTCATTATTTAACTGCTTTTTTAACTCTATCTAACGCTTCTTTTAAAACTGATCTTGGACAAGCAAAGTTCAATCTTATGTAGTTTTCTCCTATCTTTCCAAACCAGTTTCCATAATCTATTGCTACTTTTGCTCTCTCTTCAAATATATTTTCCAATGTATCTCCATTTTTTAAGAATTCTGAAAAATCTAACCAAGCTAGGTAAGTTCCCTCTGGCTTAACATATTTTATCTCTGGAATATTCTCTTTTAAATATTCTTCAATATATTTCCTATTTCCATCTAAATATTCGATTAACTCATCTAGCCACTCTCCAGATTTTGTATAAGCTGCTGTAACTGCTGCTATTCCAAAAATATTTGGAGCTTCTAATCTAATCTTCATCATAGTTTCTTTATATTTTGCTCTCAATTCTGAATTAGCTATAAAGATAAAAGATGTATGTAATCCAGCTAAGTTAAAAGTTTTACTTGGAGCAGAGCATACAATACAAATATTTTTTAGTTCCTCTCTCAAAGTTAAGAAAGAGCAGTGAGTGTGCTCTTTAAAGATTAAATCAGAATGAATCTCATCTGCAATAATTAAAACATCATGTTTTAAACAGATCTCCCCCATTTTTTCTAATTCTTCTCTTTTCCAAACTC
Proteins encoded:
- a CDS encoding iron ABC transporter permease, whose amino-acid sequence is MFMNNDKQRKKIFLILFTFILLWFSVIFSVRFGSVNYSTSEIFKGIFVKNYDDEILKAILWDIRIPRILIAVMVGCNLSLAGVLLQAVMKNPLADPGLTGVSSGASVTALIVMILFPKTIFFMNFSAFIGGAIACAIVFTLAWKKGLKPIRVILSGVAINAILGSITGLMFILFSDEIQGVLSWLNGSLNGKNWRHVIGLFPYTIFGLIACLTLIRDANILQLGDNFAINLGIDIPKKRLKLCAFACFLTGISVANVGLIGFVGLIVPHIARLIIGSDHTYLIPFAATMGAIVLVIADTLSRTLFSPIEIPAGIVMAVIGVPFFLYLLRKVGD
- a CDS encoding ABC transporter ATP-binding protein, encoding MEILKGQNIQLAYDEKVVIDEIDFSINKGEIVSIIGTNGCGKSTLLKAIARVLNCKKGEIYLENNKIQDIKNKDFAKKLAFVSQNNEIPEDITVYDFIMYGRIPHKKWYEIYNEEDRNIVEWAIKICHLEKFRERKVMSLSGGERQKVWISMVLAQKTEILLLDEPTTYLDICHQFEIMELVKMLNRELGITIIMVLHDINQAAQYSDKIIVLKNGKKFKEGKPMEILNPQLIKDVYRVDSVMEIENNIPYFKLKGIINN
- a CDS encoding MotA/TolQ/ExbB proton channel family protein; amino-acid sequence: MFNYFIEGGSMMWLLAILSIAGLGTILERTAYFLRNEQGITKEFKSEIVDLVREGKEDEAIELCNKTNNSVSRTVKSILLAYKNENDLYESKEKLMKEKALEQIENLERRLSILGIVSYISPMAGLLGTVLGMIKSFKAIALQGAGDPNVVANGISEALITTAAGLLIAIPAIIAYNTFNRKVDKIMLEIEKTSTALINIKDSGKR
- a CDS encoding biopolymer transporter ExbD; the encoded protein is MRDFRRGKNIINPDMTPLIDVVFQLLIFFMLVTTFSQYTKFDMNLPKSSVEQIDSLEEGVELVIDREGKFFFKNGDNSIEIPNDRFEIMLKELMNGRQEQTLIVSADKDLKYQVVIETMGKLKNIGIEKIEINSIK
- a CDS encoding energy transducer TonB; its protein translation is MDSKNVVVYLTDKKNDIPAPAPAPIQSFNREPVKEIKKPEKKVVKKKVKKAVPKPIEKPSEVEEVEKETSTNTNTAPYNPLAGLVKDGTGTYIGDQRGGHGIGYKIKREVEPQYPIMAKKANFKKEVVIQTKFLVGLNGKVEEIIFLDNFTSYGFRKEVEKALKQWEFAPIIYQGHNIKMYFYKDFRFNVK
- a CDS encoding TonB-dependent receptor, which codes for MYKKIGILALIISSSLFAEETTKEKDYGVRLNESTITTERYEETPVIETAKNITVITGEEIEKRGYRNVEDALKVVPGLFLTDGSFSMRGQTPKIADKSLVILVDGVPQNGMDNRQYDLDFIPIEQVEKIEVVPAGGAIMYGGNATSGVINIITKDNKNKKYWGNAGLEVGSYDYRKYKLNYGMNITDRLDAEVNYSTSDKDGYREGEKKDLDFIQVGTNYRLDNGKLGFKYIHNKKVGNDRIKGITKQEYIENRRYNKEAGRLGTDEQDKYILNFDKKLTDNLEFSSVVEYREREYKYNYSGKNDNPKYKKRNKDTDSFYTNAQLKYNYLDNSYLILGGDYSKAKVKEDTWATTRGKDKKIYYQSHSNIDFKAIGGYILNKYSYNNFIFTQGIRVEKNEFDENKTTFTSKGKIEPKETGRTKDSPTNTNYELTANYLFDEDTSVFFSYNRVKRSPSLTEFSSWWDEKSPKKDPQTVDTLELGTKTLIENIYLAGSIFYIAGDKEIMYDSEKPMEGNSFYNLNGKTERIGLELASEQYFDKLTLRENFTYMHNEITDGPYKGNEIPGVSKIMYSFGATYEPFSNLIFNIDTIYHGKSYVSGDFYNRASKADDYMVTNLSARYNFNNGLSVYGGINNLFNEQYCDYISVSTSENASKPSNIKYSSAPERNYYIGMEYKF
- a CDS encoding MarC family protein, which encodes MDIHTIFINALMLIAVLNPFGNVPLFIGMTDGMEKDIRKKLFKAVAVTGFFITLIFSLIGEFLMTNFYKINMNELRMAGGLILILMAIKNLIFSSARKGQQVNKLPPEEQIKQAVIPMAFPMMVGPGSLTTALIGRSEYGLISNSLSIFVAFIIIFLVFMIGNYLERIFGKLVLYILSKVMQIFIMSIGFRIFFDGLFKMLEILK
- a CDS encoding MalY/PatB family protein, whose translation is MKYNFDEIIDRSKTNSRKCNPELYKDTYHGKKDLLPLWVADMDFKVAPPILRSMNNIIEHGILGYSVPEDEYYNSIIDWNAKRKNCRIEKDWIIFANGVVPALNYMIQTFTKEGDSILIQTPVYNPFRVSTENNGRKIVESQLIDDNGYYTVDYEDFERKIVENKIKIFILCNPHNPVGRVWKREELEKMGEICLKHDVLIIADEIHSDLIFKEHTHCSFLTLREELKNICIVCSAPSKTFNLAGLHTSFIFIANSELRAKYKETMMKIRLEAPNIFGIAAVTAAYTKSGEWLDELIEYLDGNRKYIEEYLKENIPEIKYVKPEGTYLAWLDFSEFLKNGDTLENIFEERAKVAIDYGNWFGKIGENYIRLNFACPRSVLKEALDRVKKAVK